GGCCAGGGAGGCTTGTAGCCAATCGATAGCCCCGGCGGGCACTTTGCGGAGTGATGCTCTGTCCCCTTGCTATGAACCGATCGCTCGCTTCGGTGTCCAGAGCGGCGCAACCTAACGCGATGGAACCAGGCGCTATGGAGTGCGGAGACATGTCTCCGCTTTTCCTGCACGTGGCGGAATGGCTGCAGGTGTCCCTACTCTAAACGACTGCGTTGGAGGGGCTGAGCCGGGATCCCCCTCCGGGGGGGCTGAAAAGCTGTAGAGGGCTACAGCACTCCATGATCACAGCGACTCCTCCAATCCGGTCCTAGAGTTTCCCCACCTCTCAACAGCCGTCCCATCTTGTCGGCGGTGGCTGCTGCTAGCTCGGAAAGAGCACCTCGGCAGTGTCATAGGTCTCAAGGCGCGGACAGCGAGCGACGAAACTAGCTACTTTTCCAGCGACTCAGGGCGGGGATTGGGCCAAACTCAAATCATGAGCGTTTTTACGAGAAGGCTGACCGAAGCGCGACCTTGAATGCTCGAGCCGCCTGCAGTTCGGGGAATCCGCCATCTTGGAAGATGACACGTGTCCGACAAACACCATCGTAGACCGACATGAACTTGAAACTCTGCCTAGCCTTCTTCTCCGCCCTGGCCGTTTCCGTGACACCGCATCGCGCCAGTGGCGCCCAGCAGGAGACGTCCACCCCCCCAAGCTCCTTCACTCCCCTTGGCATTCCCAAGCCGGGCCCAACCCATGACGGTCCCTACGCGCCACAGCCCATCCTGCCCGGCGGCACTGTGGTGCCGCTGTACTCTCCCGGATCCCCGTGGCTGAACTCCGACCGCGTCCGCGAAGCTGAGTATTACAATCTCAGCAAGTCGGTTCCGGGCCGCATCAGCTGGATCACCAACATCCACAACCCCTCCATCGAGGTTCACACGGTGGAAGGTGGGATCAACACAGGTGCTGCCATTATCCTGGCGGCAGGAGGCGGTCACCGCACGCTGAATGTCGGATCCGAAAGCGCCGACTTCGTTCCTTACTTTTTCAACTACGGGGTGAACACGGTCATCCTGCGCAATCGCCTTCGCGCCGACGGATATAAGGCCGAGGTGGATGCCGTGCGCGATGCGCTTCAAGCGATCCGCTTGGTTCGCGCCCATGCCAAAACATGGAATATCGACCCCCAGAAGATCGGCATCATGGGCTTTTCCGCCGGCGCCGAACTCGCCGCGCCGGCCGCGGTGTTCTTTGAAGAGTTCGACCGGACAAACAATCTCGCCAGCGACCCGCTGGCCGGCGTCTCCTCGCGACCTGATTTTGTGGGAATTATCTATCCGGGGCCGACACCCTTTGCTCGCGGCCAAAACCCTCCCATTCCAAGGAACACTCCACCGGCCTTCATCACCTGCGCCGGCGCCGGGGATCGGATCCATGCCCTGTGGGCGACGGAGTATTACTCAGCGATGTTAAATGCGGGCATTCCCAACGTGGAAATGCATCTCTACGGCCACGGCCGGCATCCCGGTGATCCCATGCCCGACGGCAGCCGTATGGCAGCGGGATTGGCCGACAGAAATGGCATTCCCTTTGGGACCTGGCAGAATCGTTACATCGATTGGTTCCGAGATCTCGGATTCCTCCAAAAGCCGGGCGTCGACACCAAGGCGTCCAAGGATATTGCACTCTTTATCACGCAGCCGCCTCCGCGCCCCTTTGGCTCACGTCCCCCTCAGGGAGCGCCACCGACTAACTCCCCGTCGGGCGCCCGAACGCCCTGACCGTCCAAAGTCTCATTCTCTCGGTCGTGCTCGCCTCGGCTCTTCTCCGCAGGAAAAATATCTAGCAGCCTGTCGCGACATTTCCGAAGTGATAACTCAGCACAATCGGGGTCCACTGCCGGACTCACGTCAGGTGGGGACCAGGCCGACAGGGTGCTAGCAGCATAGATTTGACACAAGGAGCCCGATTTGAGATGAAAGGATAGTCCTAAAAGCAATCCAACGCGGTGCCTCATACCGTCGTGCTCAAGAGCGCCCAGGCGGGGCGTATGACGACGGAGTGAAGCAGCGGTTCTTGCTCTGTATTATGAAGCCGTTAAATCTCATTCCTTCCGGGTCCTTCCTTTTCCTGGCTGCTTTCATCTGCTCCGCTCTGTTCTCCCCAAGCCGCCTTTCAGCACAAATCCACTACACCTGGGTTGGTGGGGGGGGCTTCTGGTCCACACCCGCCAACTGGTTCCCCGCAGGAATTCCTGGTCCTAGCGATTCCGCAACGATCGCGAGCGGAACCCCGCTGCTGGATGCAAGCGCTTCGGTAAGCAACCTCGTGCTCAGCGCATCGAACGGCGGGATCTCAGGCGGCGCTCAGGCTTTCCTGACCGTACTTCACTCGGGCAGTTGGTCAGCCGGATCGATCACTCGAGTGAGGAT
The DNA window shown above is from Verrucomicrobiales bacterium and carries:
- a CDS encoding alpha/beta hydrolase fold domain-containing protein, which produces MNLKLCLAFFSALAVSVTPHRASGAQQETSTPPSSFTPLGIPKPGPTHDGPYAPQPILPGGTVVPLYSPGSPWLNSDRVREAEYYNLSKSVPGRISWITNIHNPSIEVHTVEGGINTGAAIILAAGGGHRTLNVGSESADFVPYFFNYGVNTVILRNRLRADGYKAEVDAVRDALQAIRLVRAHAKTWNIDPQKIGIMGFSAGAELAAPAAVFFEEFDRTNNLASDPLAGVSSRPDFVGIIYPGPTPFARGQNPPIPRNTPPAFITCAGAGDRIHALWATEYYSAMLNAGIPNVEMHLYGHGRHPGDPMPDGSRMAAGLADRNGIPFGTWQNRYIDWFRDLGFLQKPGVDTKASKDIALFITQPPPRPFGSRPPQGAPPTNSPSGARTP